A stretch of DNA from Sander lucioperca isolate FBNREF2018 chromosome 8, SLUC_FBN_1.2, whole genome shotgun sequence:
CCGCgagatgcgctcccagaatcggccgctagagacacGCCCACAGTGCGAGCGTAAGGACGCGTTAACGTCATTACGTCCGCgagatgcgctcccagaatcggccgctagagacacGGTCGCAGTGCGAACGTAAGGACGCGCTAACGTCATTACGTCTACgagatgcgctcccagaatTGGCCGCTAGAGACACGGTCGCAGTGCGAACGTAAGGACGCGCTAACGTCATTACGTCCGCGAGATGCACTCCCAGAATCGGCCACTAGAGACACGACCGCGACGCGAACGTAAGGACGCGATGACGTCATTACGTCAGCGTGCACGCAAGACGTGCACGGAGGTTCGACCAATCACAACGCTAGAAAGACATGCGCGTACCActacacacacgtgcacgcgcatTCCCACCAAGTATATACTACTACTATCACTGAAGCAATTGGCATTTACATTggcatattatattacattatatattatcttATCTAGCCAAGGTAGAATTAATTGTAACACCTCATGCaaacgttttattttttattattttcttttgtataTTTAGTTTCATAGCATAAGAGCTCTTCATGCAACAAATACTTTATTATCTTATGTTATTACAGTACAAACACTCCTTACAAAGctattgtaaattaaatatgattgttgagtattataataaaatgttttattaaattcagGTAATGTTACATGGTAAATAACTATTTTGTCAGGCCTAAAATCCACACCGATTTTCCATTATAGAGCCGTGAAGTTGACATTTAATTTCATCCTAGGTGGTATAAATAAGGTCTTAACAAGTCTTGAATTTAACTTGAAGAATCCTGGGAATACCCTGTCTAGTGCTCCTGATCCTTACTTCATGGTCACAATATTGTTGTAATTGCTCTCTCATATTTATCCAGTTTTTACGACACCCCCCTGACTGAACATACACTTGACATTATAGCTTCTGTTGATTGTCAATGGCTAGCTAGATTAGATCCCTCTCAGCTAGAAGTTAAATCAAACATGATGGTGTCACCCTTGTGTTCGTACAAAATAAGGTTTTACTATGAGACAAGATTTTACAACTCTGGAAAGTTATTACGGTAgcaattattttacattttgttgaAATGATTGCTGGGTAGTACTGTAGAAAATCTTTGTTACTGTTAAATTAATCTACCAGGAAGGTTAATGCAATTTATTGACCAGATACCGTAAAATAATGTCTTGTCACAAACCTTTTCATATCAGTACTAATTTTCTTTCTTAAATGATGTGGACTTTATTCATTAAAGCACTCTCAATTGAATATCTATGCTCACATTAGCAAATATTTCCGTTTTTTCCAATATCACAATTATTTCCACTCTAGGAGCTCATAGTTCATACATCTGCTGGTATTGAGGAAGACGGTTTTATGCACATTTCTAAATATTCAAACAAACTTTAACCTGTCTCTTTATTTCACTGTTATCTCAAGTTGTGATCAGCAATGGAAGTTTACAGTGTATCCTGGGCTGGCAGACTGGCGTGTTCTTATGTATAGACAACAATTTAATGTAGATAAGGTTCCAAAGCTCTGTTGGCCTGAGTTTAATCTCTTTAAATTAAGGCTTTCTTTTGGCCCCTTTCTTTTGTCACTGTTTGGGGAAATGACATCCAGCTCCCAGTATCAGGTCTGAACTAACAATTAGTCTGGAATAATGTGTCAGTGTTTTCTTGCAATCCCAATTATCAGTTTATTATACATTTTCTACACAGGTCTTATAACTCACCCCGTAGACTATTTCTCTTAAAGGCCTGACTATCTACCAGACCCTGCCTATCTACCAGACTCTGCTCTTTCAGTCAATTTGTACATTGCGgtcctatataaatacatatattgtCCTGCCAAAACTACTAGATGATCACATTCAGTTTTACTGACACTTCCTAGTGTAATCTGTCCATAAATGAAAAGTTATAATATTTATGGGTACCACAGCAGCTTAATGGTCTGCCAGTTGAAGCAGGCAAAACTTGACGTCTCTGGTAGGGAATAAATACGCTGCCCATTACTTTATTTCAATTATTTATTCTCTATTTATGTGATTGTGCTTATTCCAGGCCTTGTACTCTTATTTCTTATTATTGCTGATTGTTTGGTTTATCTTTGCTTGCAGTGTGGATTGTCCACATTGGCCTCTGCAGTAAATGTAACTCTGTATATCCTTTTTACTTGGGAGAAACTTCAAGAGATATCCAGATGGCTAGATTGCCCATGACTACTGAAGCTGGGGTTGAGATTAACAAAGACATATTTTTGCATCACGGCAGCATTGAGTTGTCATTACATTGTTCAAACTGAAGGTACTCTTTATTTTTTCCAtgaaaaatagttaaaataatTTTTCCAGCATAGATGCCAATCCTTAATAATCACATATTACACAAACGTCCATCCTGttaggcttcaagtaatgcgtttTTGCCTGAACAGCAGCAGACCGAATCAATCACTATTCGGAGCTAAGGACAGCgactgttaaaaataaaacaccgGCGGATgtaatagacagatggttcattcaTTCACCTACTaggtattttttgaaagtgccgggccttttccaaacagtttacAATGACAGCTTTTCAGATGTGGTGATTTTGGAGCACTGCCACAAGCCGAAAAAAGCCAGCTACAACATGGATTCTAGAGTTAAGTCGACCACAAGGGATGAGTAGCCTGAACTTATAGAATAGTGAGTGGCATTTTGCTGTGATAATAGGTTCTTGTTTCTGAAAGTCTGTAATTAACATGCAGATATTTCAATAGATCGAAGTAtctacactgaacaaaattataaacgcaacactttagtttttagttttttcatgagctgaactcaaagatctaagactttttctacgtacacaaaaggcctatttctctcacatattgttgacaaatccatctaaatctgtgttagtgagcacttctcttTTGCCaagataatccatccacctcacaggtgtggcatatcaagatgctgattagacagcatgattattgcacaggtgtgccttaggctggccacaataaaaggccactctaaaatgtgcagttttactgtattgggaGGGGGTCtgaaaaccagtcagtatctggtgttacCACCATTTACCTCACGCAGTGCAACACATCTCCTTTGCATAGAGTTGATCAGGCTGTTGATTGTGGCCTGTGGAATGTTGGTCCACTCCGCTTCACTGGCTGTGCGAAGTTGCTGGAAATTGGCAGGACCTGGAACACGCTGTCGTATACACCGATCCAGAGCATCCCAAACATGCTCAATGGGTGACATGTCCAGTGAGTATGCTGGCCATGCAAGAACTGGGATGTTTCAGCTTCCAGGAATTGTGTACAGATCCTTGCAACATGGGGCCGTGCATTATCATGCTGCAACATGAGGTGATTGTCGTGGATGAATGGCACAACAATGGGCCTCAGGATCTCTGAGGTATCTCTGTGCATTCAAAATGCCATCAATAAAATGCACCTGTGTTCTTGTCCATAGCATACGCCTGCCCATACCAGAATCCCAAAGCCACCGTGGGCCACCTGCTCCACAACATTGACATCAGCAAACCGCTCACCCACACAATGCCATACACACTGACTGCCATCTGCCCTGTACTGTGAAAACCGGGATTCATCCGTGAAGAGAACACCTCTTCAAAGTGCCAGACCCCATCGAATGTGAGCATTTGCCCACTCAAGTTGGTTACAACGACGAACTGCAGTCAGGTCGAGACCCCGATGAAGAGCATGCAGATGAGCTTCCCTGAGACGGTTTCTGACAGTTTATGCAGAAATTCTTTGGTTATGCAAACCGATTGTTGCAGCAGCTGTCCGGGTGGCTGGTCTCAGACGATCTGGGGGTGAAGATGCTGGATGTGGAGGTCCTGGGCTGGTATGGTTACACAAGGTCTGTTGTGAGGCCAGTTGGATGTACTGCCAAATTCTCTGAAACGCCTTTGGAGACGGCTTATGGTAGAGAAATGAACATTCCATTCACGGGCAACAGCTTTAACAGTTTATGAGAAAAAGGATTCCTGATAAGTAGGTCTGGATGGTAGAGGAGCAGATTTTCAGATTGGCGTGAATGGTACAATTTCAGATAGACATGATTTCCAGAGAGGAAAAACCATGAGGCCGCTTGTACCCACGATCTTGTTCTgttggtcatgacccagccttcatgaccattggtgagggtaggaacaaaagCTGACCGGTGAAtggagagctttgccttctgactGAGCTCTCTTTTGGGCAGAATGCAATAACGCCCCTGCTGCTCCGATTCTCCTGCCAATCTCCctctccattgtcccctcactaaCAAACAAGACCCTGAGGTACTTATGctacatttattttggtttaaaaacgaatatcttttgctaagTTTACAGGTCGCatcccccctgctctggcatttcagaGACCCTAAACTGCGCAATTTCACAGTAGgttttcagccaacaaattgattcttgagcaaattcactcctctaacaaatataTGGAATTAATGTTGTAATGTCCAATAGGGAAGCTgtctgctctatcaaatgatattacatttgtgtgtgtgtgtgtgtgtgtgtgtgtgtgtgtgtgtgtgtgtgttgttggtcagaataacactggtaacactttacggtaagggtacatgaattatcatgaattcatgcatgaattaattgatgtatgtattattatgcattatgtaattaatgatttatgtgttactgcattccttaatatcccatgaatcatcaggaatggACGTGTTAATAGTCATAGtcatgaacaacacaactaaagcattaggtacgtgggcacatcattatgaattacGATTTGttaagcatgatcatgattatttttctgcagaaaaatgtggtcatcactgcgcaaattctgatttgaacacaacttgtgcataataATGTACCAaacttacctaatgctttagttgatgtgttattcatgcatgaggtcatgaatgagaggctatgaactccTGTCAATTCctgattcataagatataaaggaatgaagtaatgcacaaatcatgaattaattcatgcatgaattcataattcatgtacccttaccgtaaagtgtaaCTTTaattcaagcctgtggcagcagttccaaataatttgtttagtaccatgcaatgaaaaagaccttttcacaaagtttttcacaagttcagtgggtgcattttccaaaagaatgctttaattctgaaaaataaagttgttcCCGCAtgaaactcactcaatgtcttttaatattatttcttagatatgtaggctacataccaagaaaattcatgaatattaactgagataccccattatgttgtgagcagtaggcctacgtgtgctgttggcaaaattgtgtctaatctgtctgtatctatgtctgacctgggctggcacatgttcaagTTAAAAAGGAtgtgcgtgcacgagcactacggtcacgcgcaaagtgtcccggttttagttccgggaaatctggtcaccctatccTGGTggtattaaaaaatattaaatgaatacaTCAGATAATTTCCTTATCCATTGCTGGGATTACCTTTTGCCATACCTGGAATAGGGAGAAGGCAAAGGAAACAAGGATTGCTTAATAAACTGGATGAACTCGGGACCATGATAGCTTTTCAATGGAACATTAAGAACTGCACTGTTCTGGTTTTTATGGAGATCCGGCCATTGTTCTTCGCCAGGCCCAGACAACCGGGGGAAAAGCAAGGGCGGTGTTGCAATGTCTGCATCTCTAGAAGATGACCTGAACACCCTTAATGCACTCTTTCAGATCAACTCCCTGGCAAAGGGAGTACAAAAGGCCCAAAACCCCTGCCCACTAGTAATAACCAGGGCAACTGGCAAATGTCTTTACAGACATATTCAATATATCAATGCTCCAGTTTGTAGTCCCCACATGTTAGAAGATAGGCAGCATCCCTGTACCCCAAAAGACCAGAGCCTTGTGCCTCAATGACTACCGCACAGAAGCACTCACCTTTATGAAGTACTTTGTGCggtaatttaaaatatttatcacCTTCTCTATGTCTGAATCATTGGGCCCACTTCAATTCGCTTACAGTACAGTCCAAATAGATCTACGGATGCAACCACCATTCTGACCCTTCATACTGCCCTTTCCAGTGAAAATGTTGGACCAGTGAAAATGTTGTTCATAGACTAGAATTTTGCATTCAACACCATTTTACCTCCATGCTCATTGTCAAGCTCAGAGACCTGGAAATTAACACAGCAAAACACTACTCTGCACTTCAGCAGGACGCAGCTGCCATCAATTGAGGACCCCTACCCCCAACGGTGTAGGAAGAAGGCCGTAAACATTATCAGATAAAATGTAAAGAGACCAAACACCCATGTAAAGAAGGTTTAACACCTTTGGGTTCAGGCCTCCAGAGTATGAAGAAGTTGTTTACATGATAACAACTCTTGGTATAACATTTTAATGAGATCCATGGCGGGTCAAGAAATCTGATAAAAACAGTCCACTGAGCCGAACAGTTCACTTTCTGAATTCTGAAGGTCAACACACACTAAGTGCAGGTAACTGTAAATTAAACAATCTAACATGTTGTATTCAATCGTTGTTTAGTTCATGTATGCATGTTACCTAATCTGCCTGGTTTATACACtaacattgatttatttttaaattatatttaatggATAGTGAAttaaatataacatatataactcTTGGTGGGCATGTTGAAATGGACAAATAcagatatctttattttttggTGATGTTCACAGTATATATTCTAATAATCTGCAGTAATTCTACTATTGTGTACCTTATCTGGGTTCACCAAATCCTTCATGAGcctatgtacattttcattgctGCTTTGTTACTGAACTCTCTTCTTATCAGCACTGCTATCTACCCAAAGCTTTTGATTgactttttatctgaaaaacagcTCGTATCTTATTCAGCCTGTCTCTTTCAGTGTTTCCTATATTACTCTTTAAATAGTTCAGAATTCTTACTGTTGGCAGCCATGTCTTATGACagatatgtgtctatatgtaaaCCTCTGCAATATCACACTATCATGAAGAAAACAACTGTCCGTATCTTTCTGGGTTTAGCTTGGTTTGTGCCTGCTTGTCAGGTTGCAGTTCCAGTATCACTTAGTGCAAATACTAAACTCTGTAACTTTACTTTGAAAGGAATCTTTTGCAACAACTCAATTTACAAACTTCACTGTGTAAGCTCAAGAGCACTCACTGTGTACAGTGTGATTGTCTTTTTCAATGTTTCAATTCTCCCTGTGCTTTTCATAATCTTTACATACACAAAGATATTTATAGTAACGTACCAAAGTCATAGAGAAGTCAGAATGAAAGCTGCACAGACCTGTTTACCTCATCTGTTGGTTCTAAtcagcttttctttgttgtttacatATGATGTCATTATAGTTAAACTGGAATTGGAGCTTCCAAAAACTATACATTTTATAATGACTTTACAAGTGATTTTGTATCATCCTCTCTTTAATCCAATCATATACGGactaaaaatgaaagaaatttaTAATCACATCAGGAGGTTGTTCTGTCAAAGAGAACTGCACCAACATATCAACAAATGATCTGTTGTCTTCTGTAATAATAATGTAGAGATGAGGTTTCTTTGATTATTAGAAGATGTTTAATccagaagaaataaaaaaatgtcatagttgCTATACAATAAATGGTCATCAGCTTTACCATTGTAATGACATATCATTTTCTgcagtaattaaaaagtcaaacacactattttattttttatgatcaggtttaataaaaaaaaaaaaaacattaaaagtttgttttaaatACATGTTGGCAATGGTAGAATCCTATTTCTAGGTACGCCATTTGTTTTAGCTTTACTTTGTCTTTTTGCATTGAGGAAGTGTGTTATTGTGCCTTGAAGATCACTTTTCAACCCCCCCTGGCCAACAGTAAACCATCGATCTGACAGAATCATTGATCATGATAACAAGTACTCTTGACATGCCAATCGCTTTCATGCAAAAGTCCCGGCAGCAAACTACATCGGACATGTAACATTTCCTTAACACGTATGAATTAAATGTTATGACATTAAAGTAAAGGCCTGCAGCACTATGTCATTAATATTGTACTCAGACACTGTTCAAGAGGTTTTCTAGTCAGCTGTTATATTCATGTTTACCTCTTTCCTTTAACAATGACTATTTAACACTTATAAAAGACGTATCATTCAGACACTATATGTGTTATTTACATAGAAATTAGTTTTGGGCCCGGaagaaaaagaatgaaatgaTTCAAACATCAATTTAGTGGATGTCCACACAGTGTTGCATGAAGAATGAGAAAACTGTTAGAACTTGGAAGTTGAATTAGTGTTCCAGTTCAGAAAAGTGTCAGTGCCCCTTGATCATTATTGAAACTCTCAATATTGAgttgatgtgtttttctttgggcCCTCTGCAGTCTACTCAGTAGTTAGATTGAAGAGGTTTAAACTGAGATGTGTTAGTCAATAGTATGTTCAGCTGATATTCCAGCAGTGCTAACTCTATACTaacctttgtttttttcattgtgaATAGGAGCTTGCTAAAAGTTAATTCCATCTTGTTATAggttgcattttcttttttttcttttctttttacatataactatgtatgtatttattttattgttattgatgatgtactgtatgtggtggAATATGCTGCTCTTTGTGTCATTTAATTGCCCCCTGGGGATGAATAAAGtgatttgatttgaattgaattgaattattgtGCACTTATTGTGACACTGACACAGTAACCTGTTCCTCTTAAATCTGCACACATTGTAATGCTTAGCTTTCAGTTCTTTTTACCAATGACTGctgatttcttttcttcttattaAACTCTCTCAGAGGGatctttgtctttttctgaTCAATCCAATACACATAGGGCTGTCACAACTGGCCAAAAAGGGCATTCAAATGTTCCTTataaacaacacagatggtgcaTAATATGTTCTATAAGTCTTTGGGGATTAGACACTGTCAGTGACTGCCCAGGCACTCCTATCTATGGATATGTGAGCAATCAGTTCATCCAGGTGTCAATCATCAGTCCTTATTAGCCAATCCCCAGATGGCatcacaaaaagaaatctattaGATCGTGATACCATCACGATATTGTGAAGATTTACGTGAtggtgtcacttttttaaactaatatatttaaatgggaagcatctttcgtgatcacagcacaaaTCTTTTTGCCAGtctggctgcagcagagaagctggatacagctttgctattattggtatttttagcccaataacagctgttttaatcaacattaattgaccagatcttatcatggtttatatgtatttcttttaatgttattttggccagggaagctggattgctttgttgtttattgatatttttagaaCTATAAcactacatctatcaacattgtatgcatttctttattttaataatattatttcggtcttattacatgtgaaatattacagtaaataagaTAGAACAGTAGGCTACGATATGAGCCGAGCTGGGcgcattcaaagccgatatcccacaatgcaatgcgggcattcatttCAGAGAATCAGACAGCGATCAGTGGGTCTTTAAcgccagtatcgcttcaatgtacatatttaatcagGGGTTTTGTTACCAGCAACAACatgttgctcagctttgttccagtaagttatgcaccgtaataacgtttaaaaaaatcagctgAATACTCCAgaagtgacgtagtaattacTGCTCGGTGGATAGGAAAGATacaaatacataatattcgtaatattgatgtttttgtctaatgttgtatttgaggatgtgaacaataaagctaacaataataataaaatacagtttcatgtatttgtctcatgtactGTTTGCTGAGTCAGCTGGCCGGTGGCGGcaatctgaaatgaaatgaagcccattcacggcagacagcagaaacacaaGAGTCGAACAAGTCCTCCCACCCAGCCCGGAAGAACTACAAGTAAACTAGCTTTGTAACAGCTTCTGGGCCACGTCTATAGGGggagttttagtttttaaatatattggtatatttctcataaaaaaataataaaattaggccctatgttagggttagggttacattccttctgcagtccattgctactggataataggttgggtgtaattggttACCAAATTGGAAGAAAGGGGGATaactgatacaaatttatgagaaaggaaatgtgggaacataggtcctaattttgggaaaaaatcttagaaatgtgggaactgtgggaacatagggcctttttttgaaaagaatcttagaaatgtgggaacatagggctgtgggaacataggacctaatTATCagcgaaaaaaaaaattcttcttGTGAACACAGCGTATCCAAAAACATCCGCATTCCGCAGCGCTGGGAattgttggctggttggtttgtgtacagtaatCATAGCAACGAACATAGCTgaccgtaaacaggcaagaggccgtaaactgtcacaaactgcagtttaaacccagattgagacatattctgaatgcgctgtatacatgtccaaagaacgcctctaaaacctgaataatacacGGGACTAATATAATCACAGGACCTCGGTGTTCGGCGACATTTTTACCATTTGTGAG
This window harbors:
- the LOC116046645 gene encoding olfactory receptor 52A5-like, whose product is MDSELNITYITLGGHVEMDKYRYLYFLVMFTVYILIICSNSTIVYLIWVHQILHEPMYIFIAALLLNSLLISTAIYPKLLIDFLSEKQLVSYSACLFQCFLYYSLNSSEFLLLAAMSYDRYVSICKPLQYHTIMKKTTVRIFLGLAWFVPACQVAVPVSLSANTKLCNFTLKGIFCNNSIYKLHCVSSRALTVYSVIVFFNVSILPVLFIIFTYTKIFIVTYQSHREVRMKAAQTCLPHLLVLISFSLLFTYDVIIVKLELELPKTIHFIMTLQVILYHPLFNPIIYGLKMKEIYNHIRRLFCQRELHQHINK